One window of the Trypanosoma brucei gambiense DAL972 chromosome 5, complete sequence genome contains the following:
- a CDS encoding oligosaccharyl transferase subunit, putative: MTKGGKVAVTKGSAQSDGAGEGGMSKAKSSTTFVATGGGSLPAWALKAVSTIVSAVILIYSVHRAYDIRLTSVRLYGELIHEFDPWFNYRATQYLSDNGWRAFFQWYDYMSWYPLGRPVGTTIFPGMQLTGVAIHRVLEMLGRGMSINNICVYIPAWFGSIATVLAALIAYESSNSLSVMAFTAYFFSIVPAHLMRSMAGEFDNECVAMAAMLLTFYMWVRSLRSSSSWPIGALAGVAYGYMVSTWGGYIFVLNMVAFHASVCVLLDWARGTYSVSLLRAYSLFFVIGTALAICVPPVEWTPFRSLEQLTALFVFVFMWALHYSEYLRERARAPIHSSKALQIRARIFMGTLSLLLIVAIYLFSTGYFRSFSSRVRALFVKHTRTGNPLVDSVAEHRPTTAGAFLRHLHVCYNGWIIGFFFMSVSCFFHCTPGMSFLLLYSILAYYFSLKMSRLLLLSAPVASILTGYVVGSIVDLAADCFAASGTEHADSKEHQGKARGKGQKRQITVECGCHNPFYKLWCNSFSSRLVVGKFFVVVVLAICGPTFLGSEFRAHCERFSLSVANPRIISSIRHSGKLVLADDYYVSYLWLRNNTPEDARILSWWDYGYQITGIGNRTTLADGNTWNHEHIATIGKMLTSPVKESHALIRHLADYVLIWSGQDRGDLRKSRHMARIGNSVYRDMCSEDDPLCRQFGFYSGDLSKPTPMMQRSLLYNLHRFGTDGGKTQLDKNMFQLAYVSKYGLVKIYKVMNVSEESKAWVADPKNRKCDAPGSWICAGQYPPAKEIQDMLAKRIDYEQLEDFNRRNRSDAHYRAYMRQMG; this comes from the coding sequence ATGACGAAAGGTGGGAAAGTAGCTGTGACTAAGGGCTCAGCACAGAGTGATGGTGCTGGTGAGGGAGGGATGAGTAAGGCCAAGTCATCCACTACGTTCGTCGCCACTGGCGGTGGTTCTTTGCCTGCCTGGGCGCTAAAGGCTGTAAGCACGATTGTGAGTGCAGTGATTCTTATATACTCTGTCCATCGTGCTTACGATATACGACTTACTTCTGTCCGTCTTTATGGTGAGCTTATTCACGAGTTCGACCCTTGGTTCAATTACCGTGCAACGCAGTACCTCAGTGACAACGGGTGGCGTGCTTTTTTCCAATGGTACGACTACATGAGCTGGTACCCGCTTGGCCGACCGGTGGGCACAACCATCTTCCCCGGAATGCAGCTTACCGGTGTAGCCATTCATCGTGTGCTGGAAATGCTCGGGCGAGGTATGTCCATCAACAATATCTGTGTGTACATTCCTGCATGGTTCGGTAGTATTGCCACTGTGTTGGCTGCTCTCATTGCGTACGAATCATCTAATTCGCTCAGTGTCATGGCGTTTACTGCGtactttttttccatcgTACCTGCACACCTGATGCGATCAATGGCTGGTGAATTTGACAATGAGTGTGTTGCAATGGCGGCGATGCTTCTGACGTTCTACATGTGGGTACGATCGTTACGCAGCTCAAGTTCGTGGCCCATTGGCGCTTTAGCTGGTGTGGCATACGGGTACATGGTGTCCACATGGGGTGGTTATATTTTCGTGCTGAACATGGTAGCCTTCCACGCTTCTGTATGTGTACTGCTTGATTGGGCTCGTGGGACATACAGCGTCAGTTTGCTGAGAGCGTATTCACTGTTTTTTGTCATTGGCACTGCCCTTGCGATTTGCGTACCGCCAGTGGAGTGGACGCCCTTCCGGTCGCTGGAGCAACTGACAGCATTGTTTGTCTTCGTTTTCATGTGGGCACTCCACTACTCGGAATACCTGCGTGAGCGTGCCCGAGCGCCCATTCACTCTTCTAAAGCACTTCAGATCCGTGCCCGCATTTTCATGGGCACACTCTCCTTGCTGTTGATTGTGGCTATCTACCTATTTTCGACAGGATACTTCAGGTCGTTTTCTTCTCGTGTCCGTGCGTTGTTCGTGAAACATACGCGTACCGGAAATCCCCTCGTGGATTCTGTGGCTGAGCATCGGCCGACGACTGCCGGGGCCTTCCTACGTCATCTTCATGTATGTTACAACGGCTGGATAAttggcttttttttcatgtccGTGTCGTGCTTTTTCCATTGTACGCCGGGAATGTCGTTCCTGCTGTTGTACTCTATACTTGCGTACTACTTCTCTCTCAAGATGAGTCGTCTGCTGTTACTTTCTGCACCTGTGGCTTCCATACTCACTGGCTATGTCGTGGGATCTATTGTTGACCTTGCAGCAGATTGTTTCGCCGCTTCCGGAACAGAGCACGCCGACAGTAAGGAGCATCAAGGGAAAGCCCGTGGTAAGGGACAAAAGAGACAAATCACTGTCGAGTGTGGGTGCCATAATCCCTTCTACAAATTATGGTGcaattcattttcctcccgcCTGGTAGTTGGTAagttttttgtcgttgttgtccTTGCCATCTGTGGACCCACATTTCTTGGGTCTGAGTTTAGGGCTCATTGCGAACGTTTCTCCTTAAGTGTTGCTAATCCGCGTATTATATCGAGTATTAGGCACTCCGGTAAGTTGGTTCTTGCCGATGATTACTACGTGTCGTACTTGTGGCTGCGAAACAATACGCCTGAAGATGCCCGTATTCTCTCATGGTGGGACTACGGGTATCAAATCACTGGAATTGGCAATCGCACAACCCTTGCGGATGGTAACACATGGAATCACGAGCACATAGCAACTATTGGGAAGATGCTTACATCCCCTGTGAAGGAGTCACATGCTCTTATACGCCATCTCGCTGATTATGTGCTGATATGGTCTGGTCAAGATCGGGGCGATTTACGTAAGTCACGGCATATGGCTCGGATAGGCAACAGTGTATATCGCGATATGTGTTCAGAAGACGATCCGCTGTGTAGACAGTTCGGGTTTTATAGTGGTGACCTCAGTAAACCTACGCCTATGATGCAGCGGTCCCTATTATACAATCTGCACAGGTTTGGTACGGATGGCGGGAAGACACAACTGGATAAGAACATGTTTCAGCTCGCCTACGTGTCAAAGTATGGTTTGGTGAAGATCTACAAGGTGATGAATGTGAGTGAAGAGAGCAAGGCGTGGGTTGCAGACCCAAAGAACCGTAAGTGCGATGCACCTGGATCTTGGATATGCGCCGGCCAGTACCCGCCAGCGAAGGAGATCCAAGACATGTTAGCGAAGAGGATTGACTACGAACAACTCGAGGATTTCAATCGCCGCAATCGAAGTGACGCTCATTATCGTGCGTATATGCGTCAGATGGGTTAG
- a CDS encoding NADH-dependent fumarate reductase, whose amino-acid sequence MVDGRSSASIVAVDPERAARERDAAARALLQDSPLHTTMQYATSGLELTVPYALKVVASADTFDRAKEVADEVLRCAWQLADTVLNSFNPNSEVSLVGRLPVGQKHQMSAPLKRVMACCQRVYNSSAGCFDPSTAPVAKALREIALGKERNNACLEALTQACTLPNSFVIDFEAGTISRKHEHASLDLGGVSKGYIVDYVIDNINAAGFQNVFFDWGGDCRASGMNARNTPWVVGITRPPSLDMLPNPPKEASYISVISLDNEALATSGDYENLIYTADDKPLTCTYDWKAKELMKPSQSNIAQVSVKCYSAMYADALATACFIKRDPAKVRQLLDGWRYVRDTVRDYRVYVRENERVAKMFEIATEDAEMRKRRISNTLPARVIVVGGGLAGLSAAIEAAGCGAQVVLMEKEAKLGGNSAKATSGINGWGTRAQAKASIVDGGKYFERDTYKSGIGGNTDPALVKTLSMKSADAIGWLTSLGVPLTVLSQLGGHSRKRTHRAPDKKDGTPLPIGFTIMKTLEDHVRGNLSGRITIMENCSVTSLLSETKERPDGTKQIRVTGVEFTQAGSGKTTILADAVILATGGFSNDKTADSLLREHAPHLVNFPTTNGPWATGDGVKLAQRLGAQLVDMDKVQLHPTGLINPKDPANPTKFLGPEALRGSGGVLLNKQGKRFVNELDLRSVVSKAIMEQGAEYPGSGGSMFAYCVLNAAAQKLFGVSSHEFYWKKMGLFVKADTMRDLAALIGCPVESVQQTLEEYERLSISQRSCPITRKSVYPCVLGTKGPYYVAFVTPSIHYTMGGCLISPSAEIQMKNTSSRAPLSHSNPILGLFGAGEVTGGVHGGNRLGGNSLLECVVFGRIAGASAANAKYHNETHLWNNRWAKMVVESVLDDTNGFQWLYFRLPSTLQRSGVGPLQAVVLREMEGEGRLDVRIPFTVPGDVGVVGIMVYSNDENSSMGWLTALLPGGMVEMKAGVQVDANYERILALPRKVIIATRDGVAPMVQMIRAALHEAKDEPALQIIYIAERVATIPQREKLEQLQRDHPNKFKFTFVVHDPPPLWTGGVNIMEEISKSVFPDASLGVFLFASATESASLQVQLLELGHNKSNIVTL is encoded by the coding sequence ATGGTAGACGGGCGATCTTCTGCATCAATTGTTGCCGTTGATCCCGAAAGGGCTGCGCGTGAGCGCGACGCAGCAGCGCGTGCCCTTCTTCAAGACAGTCCGCTACACACGACCATGCAATATGCAACGTCTGGTCTTGAGCTTACCGTTCCCTATGCACTTAAGGTGGTTGCCAGTGCTGACACCTTCGATCGCGCTAAGGAGGTTGCCGATGAGGTGCTACGCTGCGCATGGCAACTCGCCGACACCGTGTTGAACAGTTTCAACCCGAACAGTGAGGTTTCACTCGTGGGTCGCCTGCCTGTGGGGCAGAAGCACCAAATGTCTGCTCCACTCAAGCGTGTGATGGCATGCTGCCAGCGTGTGTATAACTCATCGGCTGGATGTTTTGATCCCTCCACAGCACCCGTCGCAAAGGCGCTGCGTGAGATTGCACTGGGGAAGGAGCGGAACAATGCTTGTCTGGAGGCACTTACTCAAGCGTGTACGCTTCCCAACAGTTTTGTGATCGATTTCGAAGCTGGAACTATCAGCCGTAAGCACGAGCATGCGTCTCTGGACCTAGGTGGGGTTAGCAAAGGTTATATCGTTGATTATGTCATTGATAATATCAATGCTGCTGGATTTCAAAACGTTTTTTTTGACTGGGGTGGAGACTGCCGTGCGAGTGGTATGAATGCGCGCAATACCCCGTGGGTTGTTGGTATAACTCGCCCTCCGTCCCTTGATATGCTCCCTAACCCGCCAAAGGAGGCGTCGTATATCAGCGTTATCTCTCTCGACAACGAGGCCCTTGCCACGAGTGGCGACTATGAAAACTTAATATACACCGCTGATGATAAACCCCTTACCTGCACTTATGACTGGAAGGCGAAGGAACTGATGAAACCTTCTCAGTCCAATATCGCGCAGGTATCGGTTAAATGTTATAGCGCCATGTACGCTGACGCGCTTGCGACTGCGTGTTTCATAAAGCGGGATCCCGCGAAGGTTCGACAGCTGCTGGACGGTTGGCGTTACGTGCGTGATACAGTGAGAGATTACAGGGTCTACGTTCGTGAAAATGAGCGAGTAGCGAAGATGTTTGAGATCGCCACAGAGGATGCGGAAATGAGGAAGAGGCGGATCAGCAACACACTTCCCGCTCGTGTCATTGTGGTGGGCGGTGGTCTCGCGGGTTTGTCCGCGGCCATCGAAGCTGCAGGATGCGGtgctcaggttgtgcttatGGAGAAGGAGGCGAAGCTCGGAGGCAACAGCGCCAAGGCGACATCTGGTATCAACGGATGGGGCACACGTGCTCAGGCGAAGGCAAGCATTGTGGATGGTGGGAAATACTTCGAGCGTGACACATACAAGTCTGGTATCGGGGGTAACACCGATCCTGCCCTTGTGAAGACACTTTCTATGAAAAGTGCTGACGCTATTGGGTGGCTGACCTCGTTGGGTGTACCGCTGACGGTATTGTCACAGCTTGGGGGTCACAGCCGCAAGCGCACACATCGGGCACCGGATAAGAAAGATGGTACACCTCTACCTATCGGATTTACAATCATGAAAACCCTCGAGGATCACGTGCGTGGTAACCTTTCTGGCCGCATCACCATAATGGAAAACTGCAGTGTAACGTCGTTGCTCAGTGAGACGAAGGAACGGCCAGATGGCACTAAACAGATACGAGTTACTGGTGTGGAGTTCACGCAGGCTGGCAGTGGGAAGACGACCATACTTGCAGATGCTGTCATCCTTGCCACTGGTGGATTTTCTAACGACAAAACTGCAGACTCCCTGCTTCGTGAGCACGCCCCGCACTTGGTCAACTTCCCTACGACGAATGGCCCGTGGGCGACAGGTGATGGCGTGAAACTTGCACAGCGACTTGGCGCTCAACTGGTGGATATGGACAAGGTCCAGTTGCATCCGACAGGCCTCATCAACCCGAAGGATCCAGCGAACCCTACAAAGTTCCTTGGACCTGAGGCGCTACGTGGATCCGGTGGCGTTTTGTTGAACAAGCAAGGCAAGCGCTTCGTTAATGAACTTGACCTCCGTTCTGTGGTATCGAAAGCCATCATGGAACAGGGTGCGGAATATCCTGGATCGGGTGGTAGCATGTTCGCCTACTGTGTGTTGAATGCTGCGGCGCAGAAGCTCTTTGGTGTCAGCTCACACGAGTTCTACTGGAAGAAGATGGGTCTCTTCGTGAAGGCTGACACCATGAGGGACCTCGCTGCACTCATTGGGTGCCCAGTGGAATCTGTGCAGCAGACGCTGGAGGAGTACGAGCGGCTCTCCATATCACAGCGTTCCTGCCCCATCACGCGCAAAAGCGTCTATCCGTGCGTGCTCGGCACTAAGGGCCCCTACTACGTCGCCTTCGTGACACCTTCGATTCACTACACAATGGGTGGATGTCTCATCTCGCCTTCTGCTGAaatacaaatgaagaacacaTCATCACGCGCTCCACTGAGTCACAGCAACCCAATCCTCGGGTTATTTGGTGCCGGTGAGGTAACGGGTGGTGTGCACGGTGGGAACCGGTTGGGCGGCAATTCGCTGCTTGAGTGCGTCGTGTTTGGGAGAATTGCGGGGGCGAGTGCAGCGAATGCTAAATATCACAATGAGACTCACCTTTGGAACAACCGATGGGCTAAGATGGTAGTTGAAAGCGTTCTTGACGACACGAACGGGTTTCAGTGGTTATATTTCAGGCTTCCAAGCACGCTCCAGCGTTCGGGTGTGGGACCACTGCAAGCAGTTGTGTTGCGGGAGATGGAGGGGGAAGGCAGGTTGGATGTCCGTATTCCATTTACGGTGCCTGGGGACGTTGGCGTTGTTGGTATTATGGTTTATTCCAACGACGAGAACAGTTCCATGGGGTGGTTAACTGCGCTGCTGCCCGGCGGAATGGTGGAGATGAAAGCGGGGGTACAAGTCGACGCCAACTATGAAAGGATCCTGGCGCTTCCCCGGAAGGTAATTATCGCCACTCGTGATGGCGTGGCGCCGATGGTCCAAATGATTAGAGCAGCCTTGCATGAAGCGAAGGACGAACCTGCGCTTCAAATAATTTACATCGCAGAACGTGTCGCGACGATTCCCCAGCGTGAAAAGTTGGAGCAGCTTCAAAGGGATCATCCGAACAAGTTTAAGTTCACTTTCGTTGTGCACGATCCGCCCCCGCTTTGGACCGGAGGTGTCAACATCATGGAGGAAATATCTAAATCTGTGTTCCCTGATGCGAGTCTGGGCGTTTTCCTATTTGCTAGTGCGACCGAGTCCGCATCACTGCAAGTTCAGCTGTTGGAGTTGGGGCATAACAAATCAAACATAGTCACTCTTTGA